Below is a window of Cygnus atratus isolate AKBS03 ecotype Queensland, Australia chromosome 3, CAtr_DNAZoo_HiC_assembly, whole genome shotgun sequence DNA.
AAAAAGATAGAACATATGTTAATAATCCGTTATTGCGTAGGCAGCTGTCTGTTTTCTCATGTACTGTTTTCTAAGTTTATTGATCTTATGTTGCCTTTCATCATGTTTATGACAGATTCAAAGAAAGATTTGACAAATCATGGCAGATTAGTGAATATGTATGCAATATAATTGCTAATGTAATGCTGAAAAACCCATTAAGTGGTTTGGAGTTGAggttagatttatttttctagttgaAAATAATTGCACTTAAAACCTGTAGGAACACTTAGTTTTTAGTTAAGCATTTTTAGTACTCTACGCAGAATTTAGctattttgaagttaaaaaaaaaaaagttttactccaaaaattttcatgaaaacattttcatgaacAGTATGAAAGCAGCACTTTCCTTTGGCTCAGAGACCTGTGAAACCCGTTTGTGCCCCTGTGCTCATTAGCAGGATTTAGACTGAAGATGGAACTAACAATGATGAGCAGTTTATTTCATCAGCTAAGCCAATAGCACTTAACCGTTTATGGATTTGGATTTCTGCGCAAAAGCAGACTTGCTCTTTAAgccatttttcattattctgaCTTAGGAATGGTAAATATCCCCAAACATTATCTTTGTGTAAAAATTGACTTTGCTTTTGAGTTATTCTGTTTGTTCATAGTATCATACTGTAAGAGAAAATATGGCACTAAAAAATGTAACTAAATTTTATTGTGTAAATTGAcaccagaaatgaaagaattggTCATCAAACTCCATCTAAGTTGGCATTTCACCGTTTAAGTACCAGGTAATCTGCAAAAATGGTATGGAAAGATGGGATAGAGAACAGGGTAGATTGTGAGATGTCTTACAAGATACAAAGGGTTGAGATTTCCTCTACTGCTAGGTATTCATACAGCTTGTTGTTTTGGAAAACTCCTTGGTTTCTAATGGTTTGAGTTCAGACTACTCCCAGGAATATTAAGACAACCTTTtttatggaaaaggaaaaaacggCTGAATGTTTCTACAGCCTTGTATCACATGTACCTAAAATAATAGACCCTATGTAGACCCTACTGGGGCAGACAGCATAAACATTATGAGCCTTGTTTGCATAGGTAATAGGTCCAACAACTTTTCAAACTCTGCTGCTTGCTTTATCACTTAAATTAGGTGGGGTTCTATTAGTGGCCTGGGGCTTGTTAATCATCCTTGTTGAAGAGAATTTTGTCAGCCTTTTTAGGTTTAAATCCTCTACTAGGAATTCTGCAGCAGAGAATAATAAGCTTTTAGGCATGCATTGAACTTCTTTCGTTAGTGTTCACTTTTTGAAGATAAATACTTGTAAACAGTGTGCTCAGTTTGAActgttactgttgttttttttctgtatattgaAGATAAATATATAGCAGGGGTTTAATTCCTACTGTGGCTGTTGCTGGAAATCAGTGTGGTTAATACTCACTGTAGATCCTACTTGCTTGCTTACAAACAGATGCTGTCTGAAGCAGCTCCAGGAAAAGTGCGCATTGTTCATGGAGATATTCTGACATTTAAGATGGAGAAGGCTTTTccaaagcacttaaaaaacaaCTGGGAGGACGGTTAGTATTTGGGCttggtttgttttatgtttaagGCTTCCAACTTACTCTTAAGTTTGGAGATATAGCTGGAGTTCACTCAGTGCTTGAGTTGCTCTCTTCAAATACATATTGAAGGTAAGGATAGAGAGCAGCTAACTTACTTtctagaaagaaacagaaaattgtcATCCTGTTTTAAGACTGAGAAGAATTTGTTTGATACTCACTTTAATCAGCGTTACTGCTGCTTAAAATAACTGCTTTGCAGTTATTTGCCTTAGGGTGTTCTGACTGTATGCTAGTAAGTCTTGGAAAGTATAAAAGCAAATTGAATAGTATACTTGCTTCCtagcttcttcctcttctggaaCAAGACAGAAGCAACCACTGTTGTCATTCCACTAAAGATCCTTCTATAGCTTTCCTAGAAGCTTTTAGGATTTTCTTATCATTGCTTTAGCTTCAAATATATATCTTTGACAAATGTAGAATTCAatcagagatttatttatttatttacatatttttagatCTGAAATTCTCATAGGGCTTGATTTCACCTTCCAAACGACAGTTTGGGGAGTAATCTGCAGAAACGAGCTGTGCTTGCGAGGACTCGATTGTTCCAAGAAACAAACCTTAATTCCAGTGTAACAGTATTTAGATAAATTGGAAGTGACCTCCCAGGCTCCTTTTCCAAATCTCTTAATTTAATATAGAGTCACTGTCTGCAGTGCCTGAAGAACAGTAAACTGCTTTCTAACTTAAGACATAAAAGACTATGCCACATTATCTTCACCTTTAAAAATGCCTTGCATATTTGCAAAGGGTTCACAAAACTATGACCAAATGCATATGTGAAGGtgtgcagtttttaaaaattaacgTTTCTTCTACATACATATAAGTTATTCTCATTTTTGGAGCTGACTAATTACAGGTAAgatatacttttatattttatgtatatatatattatattgttGCCATATGAACATCTGAAAGTCTGGTggatttcagaaagaaatcccATCTCTGGTATTTGAGGAAAAATCACAAATATCCTAGGAATATCACAGCTTAGAAAGTGCATAATAAGTAAAGTATACCTCAGTACCAGCTGAATTTAATACTGTCATCTCATTAAGTGCTGTAATATCTAAGAAACTGCAACGCATTATTTTGGCCATCTCTACTGCTCTCCTGCTTAGAGGTGAGGATCCTTACTAATGAAGTGCCTGCTTTGTGTGGTATAACACATACACTGATGCAGTACATAATTGAATGATACTTATAACTTCATATGGCTAAGGAGCTGTGCTAAGCCTTGTGCTTGTTAGAAGACCTTTTGATTTCATAGGGCTCTATACAAAAGGAGAGCTCTCTTCGTTTTGAGCTAAGTGATTGTTTTGGGGGTAATGAAGACTCAGTAAAATGCGTCTTGGAGTAATGTGTTGGACAGAATGATGAGTGTGGCTATTTACTCTGTGCCTGATAGTTGTAGTTAAAAATCATTGAACCGttgtctgtatttctgctgttctggAGTATCTCAGCTGAAATCTAACGAGCAGCTGAAAATCAGCTGAAAGGTACTGATTTATTCTAATGTAAATGAAAACCAGACctaaccactttttttttctagctaatTACCATGAACAGTAATGCTGTTTTGTCAGTATAAGACAAGCATAAATGGAAAAGCATAATTTTGATGTGGCacaataaaaattgttttcatacTTAAGTCTAGATTGATAGGCACATATCTTTCTGAAGTAGTTTTTCATGGCAAAGTCTTATCCCAAACATTTTGCAAGTTgtttattggttttgtttttcccatcaAATGTTAACAGAGCCACCAAATATTCATATCATTGGGAATCTACCCTTCAGTGTTTCAACTCCTCTAATCATCAAATGGcttgaaaatgtttccaaaaagaATGGGCCTTTTATTTATGGCAGGACACAGATGACACTGACTTTTCAGAAGGAAGTTGCAGAGGTAAGATGTTACTATTTTCccaatattttaaagacaataaattTAACAAAACTTGGTTGACATgcaacattttgtttaaaagttcAAAAACAATCGTAGTTGCCTctaaaaagagaagaggcaaCTATTAGTTCAGTTTTTAACATTGAGATAATCATCTGCTCTGATCCtttcacagcacttttttttatgatttcttaCAGAGGGTTATATTTTCTTAAGGTACttaatgtgtgttttgttcgttgggttttttttttcagtctgatttCTTCAACCTGAATAGATTCCACAGCACTCTTCTGTCCTTAACTATCACAGTCGTTCATGCACCATTTCatcagtctgtttttctttacctttcaaTCATCTCAAGAAGTACACAGGGAGGGAAATAAGGAATTGCAGGTTTGGAAGGTTTTAGCGTTATTTCCAGTTGAGATTAAAACACAGGGAGCATTTTGTTGAGACCATGGAAACTGactttgtggattttttttttgaacaagaCTTGATAGCAGAATTATTAACACTAAGTAAATTAATATTAGGATGACTTTAGTCCATAATGCCTTCAGACTTAACAGTTTCTTTCTGTTGCCATTGCATAAAACATACCATAAATAGAGGCTGGAGACTTTTTGTGTTATAATTATGAAAGTAGCATGCTTCTTACCTGAATCCaatttgatgttttaaaaaaaatatatgaaaaaaaaaggaaatgcacaTCAGTCTGAAGACTGAATTTCCATCTAATTAGTTAGTAATAACAGGTTTTCTCTATGCAACCTaagtgtgtgtgttgttttaaTTATCGTTACAATTAaaattctaaaaagaaaattttactgtgttttgctGTATGTAAATTAATAGTAATTATATATGCAAGTGTCTGCTGTCATTTGGGGTCACAGAAAACCATACTGTGCTGTCATTAACCTAGCCCTGAAATCAAGCTTCAAGGTGAGTACTGAAGTTGTTCCAGTAGGTGGCTCTAGAGAACACCAGGGACGAACATTTGTTACGAAATGAGATGGGGTTCTTAATTCAGTTCTAAGCTCATGTGGTTTCTGGCATTAAAAAACACGGTTCCATTTTGTAGAAGGACTTCACGTCATCTGAGATTATACCTCATTGCAAGATATGGCTCACAGACTGATACGAAATGCAAAGTGATGATGAGTAAAAGACAACGATTTgtaaaagcagtggaaaaagtGGCCTAGTGCTGAGAGCATAAATGGACTTTGTGCTTTATATAGCTGTAACCAGCTGCATACACCACTGGTGACATGTAGATTATAGTGCTTCTGCACTCAGCATAGCTCAAATGAGATGCAAAATACCATGCACTCTTAAGTTCTTTGTGTTTAGAAAGTGAAGTTAAAAACACTAGGAAATTGAGTGATATGTTCAAGGTTGTGCAATGAATCCGTGTTAATTGTTGTTGACTTTACATTCTGGGACCTCCTGATTCTTGTTCTTGTGCTTATTCAAGCAGAGGGCTTCCACTGAAGACAAAATTTTTCATAGTTCATGGTTTGTGTTTCCATAATTAGTTTGACATAATTAATACTCCTTTGGGAGAGGCTACTTGGTCTTCTGATTAGGAGGAATGGTAATCAAAacctgtgcctttttttttttgtgatcttCTGAAGTAGCTTAGCCATTGTGATCTGGCAACTACAGGCATATTTAGTACCAGCAAATACAGAATAGTTTAACGCAGATAATAAATTAGGTCTTTAATTTTCTgctaatattttatatatctatGGATTTACattcctgaaaggaaaatttcataGCAGCTTGGTGTCCTCACTGGTCCCTTCTAAGTTAAGAGCCTAAATACTAAAGAAAGTCTTGGTGCATATACCATGCATTCGGTGGAAGGGTGGCCTGCTGTGATGGAATGGACCCATGTGCTTCGTAATCAATTAGGATAACTTGAAGTTAacagtaagaaaagaaaggagcGTGCCATGTTAATTTGTAGTCAAGCTAGGTTCTGCTATTATAACAggttaaaatatcttttcattcCTTGCTGGTGTTAATTTCCTGcttccccattttcttttaacacagCTACATTGTCATGAATTATGTCAGTATAGGCCTATTACTACTGAACTCTGTGTTTGATATGATTTGATTAAATTGTTGATGAGAACCAGTAGTTATGTTGTTATACACTGAATTCTGAGGCCCATTAAGGAGGATAAGGCCAGATATTCCcagcattaaaataacatttgtaaGTGTCAGTCAAATCATTTTGCCTCtatagtttatttttgtaaaattgatccttattttgaggaaaagattttttactTTGCCACAGGTTATTCAGTACTTCACCTCAAATTTGGCACCTGGGCTGGATACTTCCTGACCATTAACATGAGtctcatttcagtttaaatGGAAGATATTTGTTAGTCTCTAATATTAAGTAAAACTGAGCACAGAGTGCAATTCATCTGAACTGCTCTGCCAGTGCCATCTGAGGGCTGCCAGGCTGGGTGATGTTAGGCATTTAGAAGATAGGCACGTTAGAAGAGCAGAATACTTAATTTGGGTCTAACACTGCTGTCTATTTAGAACACTAGAAAAAAGGCACTAATCAAGTGGGAAATTGTTCAGTTTTTTGaacagcaaacaagaaaaattatcATGTTTTCATAATTCTTATAAgttgaatataaatatattcttaaaaaaatcacagaaagagGCTTGTATACAAGGATGTGTTTAAAATTCCTTCATGTGGCCAGCTTTGCCAATCTTACGTACGTTAATTCCTGTGATGGATTTTGCAGATTCATTGATAATGAGGTTTTAATACGTGCTTGTGAAAAGCACAGTTGTATTGGATAgcttactggggaaaaaaataaatcatcccTGAGGTACCTTGAGAGGAGTTGGTAGCGAGCACCCTTAAAGAGGTGTCAAGTACCACCTAGGCTGTATTTCAGATTAGGTTTCAGAATCCTTGTTTTGATTCATGCCTTGATGAAATTTTAATAGTAGGTACAAAAAATGTTACTTAGCTAGCTAAACCTCTAGCATGGTTGACTTAGTGCAGTTTCAGATGCTATCCACATTTTAAAGGTAGGACCAAAGAAAATTTTGAgctttaagatgaaaaaaaggcCACTACCTTATTTAAGTTACAAAAGTATGTTCTCAGCATTTTTGGGTTCACTGAGAAGTGCCATACTCAGGTATGTTCCTGCAGATGTGATTGAAGTGATTTAAGATGTTACTGCCCAGACTTGGATATTGCCAAGTTATCCCCTTCTGTAGCTGAGAGGTAGGCACTAACAGCCTGAGGCTTGCTGTTTTCATGGGAAGTAAGAGTAGCTTGTTTGAGTTGGCACTGTAAGGATTACAAGTGCTGtccatttcatttccattgcAGAAGTAAAGGAAGTGCATATCTGATTGCAATGTTAGACTTTAatgtggtgttgtttttttaaaaaagaatagcaACTAtggcacatatatatatatatgtaataggTTTCCTCTGAAGCAATATTGAAGGTAGTTTTAAATGCTGATGTAGGCAAACAGAATCATTGagctttctttctgagaagtCGCTGAAAAGGATTTTATTGGTTCTATGCTTGAACTGCCTTTTAGGAGActtgttgaaaaaaagaaaaaaaaatcttcagcaatgtgtataatttatttttcagacacaattttaataaaagtggCATGATTTCACGAGtatgaatttcacagaatcatctaggttggaagagacctccaagatcacagagtccaacctctgacctaacactaacaagtcctccactaaaccatgtcgctcagctctacatctaaatgtcttataaagacctccagggatggcgactcaaccacttccctgggcagcccattccaatgcccaacaaccctttcagtaaagaagttcttcctaatatccaacctaaacctcccctggcgcaactttagcccattccccctcatcctatcactgggcacatgggagaatagaccaacccccacctctctacagcctcctttaaggtacctatagagagcaatgaggtcgcccctgagcctcctcttttccaggctaaacaaccccagctccctcacccgctcctcgtaagacttgttctccagacccctcaccagcttcgttgcccttctctggactcgctcgagcacctcgatgtcaCATGAAGCTACATAATGTACAGATGTTACCAGATACacaaattgactttttttttttttaattaatgataAATAAGAACAGGAATCTTCAAAATTTTGTATCTATGTAgtttctgtaatgttttctaGCATTTGAGAATTGTTTTACTGGGGCTTTTTGTGTTTAATAATTGTTTGTGCTAGCAAAACCGAAAGAACATGAAAACGTAGAAAACTTCCAATCTCTGGGTGACTTTGTGATTCTCTGTGTAAGAAATCCCTtgagaaaaccagaaaaatgcTAATTTCAATTTTAGGTATTAAATGCTCGTATTGTAAGGTATCTAAGCTTAGTAAAGTAGATTGAACTTATTTGCGTATATAGTAAACATATGCCAGTTTATAGTGAATAAATTTTGTTTGGTATCTGATTTTGAGTTTATGGAGCTTCGgttttggagaagaaagaaaaatattcgATTCAGAAAGAGTCGAAGGAAAGTATGTGAGAATACCATCAGCCCGTGGTGGTCAATTTGAATTCTGCAGTCAGCATTATAGTATTCTTTTGTGCCcatacaaaattatttgaacGTTCATTAAGTTCTGCAGAAGTTCAAGGAGCTCCTTTTCATGTGCATCTGATTGAAGGACTGAGGTTGTAAATTACCATGATATCTTAATGAAAAGCTATTACATCGGAGAAGAGAATTCTAGATGAACTGGGCATAAACTCTGATGTGAGTTCacaagaattaattttcttttttaatatgtctTTGTCTTTGATTATGCTGATAATCAAGCTTTAATGTAATTGACTACTTGGTCAATTCAGTTTCACTGATTTGTATATTTTGATTCTTCAATAGAGGCTTACAGCTAATACAGGAGGCAAGCAGCGCAGCAGACTGTCCATCATGTCTCAGCATCTCTGCACTGTTGAAAACCGTTTTGTAATACCAGGTCAAGCCTTTGTTCCAAAACCAGAGGtaagtctgtttttttgtgttttttattgttaatttttcAGACAGGTAATATATCTGATCTTCAGTTCAGCATCTCTGTACTACTAAGTAGAGTGGTGTGCTACACCTGTAGGTGAAGCGTACGTGGTTCAGGAAGAtacttttttggtttttggttcCTCAGAACTTGGCTTTGACCTTCAAGTCTTATCTGTAAGATCACTGTACTTCTATGGGTGTTTCTGGAGAGGGAGATACAAATTTAGCGATAGGATAATCTGCTAGGATTGGAGCATATTTGGAAAGCCAGCTATTTTACAGGTTGCAGTTATGAACAGTTTGAGAACTGTGCCTGGAAAATTTGGTGGGTCCTCTGAAAGACCCtgataaataaaagcttttcttatGTCAAAGATCTCTAATTTTACCACATCTATAATCTACATTTCACCCTGCTTATCTTCAGTATATTTAACACCCTCCTATTCGGTATTCCACTTAGTCACCTACATCCTACTCCCTGTTTAAAAAAGTAACCATCTGATTTCTCTCCTATCTGCTCTTGAGAGGAGAACAGTGGCTTTGCTATCCTCGTATTTACTGCCAGTTTTTTATTAATAGCCATTAGGATTACAGGAATCAAGAATGATAAATTTGAACTAGATTTTGGACGTGGATctatctgttttttctttttgtaaaaatacGTGCCTGATACACTGAGTGGGGTCTGTTTGCCCTAAGAGCACATGGAAATCtactttctgcttctgaaagatCTTCTTGAAATGGTTGGCTCACCTCTTCAATAAATCATCCTTTCCTTTTATCACGGTCTCTCTCTTGGTCTTTTTATTCCTCAGGCTTCTGTCTTGAAAACCTTTTTAAGCCCATTCCCTCTCTCTTACCACAGtgaattttgcagtgtttttttttttgtgcaaatttTGATTATGATTAAAAATtcctttagttttttttttttttgagcaagtaACTGAccaaatattaaattattatttgtgaCAGCAGTCtgttgtaaagaaaaatgatcatGCAGaagaccttttatttttttttttgtttttgcattttgttggttggttggttttgctgtctcctagctgatttttttcaaaaatactttcaggATTCCACCTGTGTGAAATAGTGTTCAATAAGGCCCAAATTCCAATTTTGTGGTGGTTGTTTCTCAAAGGTTGCAGTGATTTGAGAACATAGTAGAGATGTAGTGAAAAAGCTCCTGCCATCTGTATCTCAGAACTGGGAAGCTCTAACTGATAGTCCCATTTTCCTGTATTGAAAAGGCCTTAGCTgactgagagagagagaaagctcaCGGAGGGGTGACAAACATCTCAGTATAAGCAAATCCTATAAAAAGGGAGTACCATTAAAGGCAAGCatgtattaatatatttctttgatttaaagcaaatattgaTTATAATGCAAAAACAGAAAGTATAAGCTTTTCAGATGGTCCCAGgacatctgtattttgtttctttcaaactCCTGTTGTAGACTGATCTTCTGTATTGTTCCCGTTTCCCTTAGCAGTAGACTGACATAGTTTGAGGAGTTGGTGATAGAACCTTTACATTCCTGGAAAGCCCTTGCAGTGTATTGTGAATGATGCAGCTCagtgcttgatttttatttcataggcATACAAAGATGTTCAGGTACTTCTGTGTAAAGTTTTTAGAACTAAAAACTTGCTGCTTATATGTCTTAAGAATACTTCATTTCACTTGTAGTATGcaattattgtatttttcatatgtcCTCCTCTAAAAACAtcttagatttttgttttataaatgtttgttttaattcccGTGTATTAGCAATAATCACAGCATAGTGTCACGTCAGGCCCCTTGCTAAAGGTGGAGAAGCATGGTTTGTGGGAATGAGTTGTTTACCTCATTTGCTcaatgaattaatatttttttaacaatacCTATGAAAGTTGAAACGTAATAGGCTTCTGGTTCACGGAACAGTGCTGCACAGCGTTGTGtcttaagcaaagaaaaaatggctttttgctCATAGCTCATTCTCCACAATACTAGCAAACTGCTGATGACAACGTTAGGAATAGTGCAAAATGAGCTCCTTGATGCATAGATAGCAAGCTCAAAATGGCCATGTAGCAGTAGTAATAAAAGCAAGATGAAGTTCCGTTCAGAGAATATGGGCAGTAGAACAAAAACTCTTTACATTACTAGATGTATAAAGCGTTTCACTTTCTAAAATGCTGTAACAGAAGTTTTTACTTTGTCTGATAAATTAACTCTGTAtataatgttatatatataacattacACTGTTATAATAGATAACAGTATAATTTATACTGTTCTTATGAATTTCAGGCTAATAACATGGGAAGTGAAAGTTGTATATAGGTACACAGAATACATATCAGTTGGATTTATGGAAAGACTTGTCTGGAATTATCATATTCCTAAATGTAGAGGCCTGCATCATGGCCCCTTACCTGTGCTAGCAAGTTAACAtcaatttgattttcatttggGGAAGCATTTCGATAGGACATCCTCTGCCAGTGagcaataagaaataaaatctgcgtgttgaaagaaaaggttaaaGGATCTATGattattattcaaaataagGGGGTTAACGAAATACATTTAAACGAAGAAGCAGTTTCTTTATCACCATTGTATATTACATTTTACAGTAATGGAATACCTGGGTGTGGGCCTTAGTGGAATTATTAAAAGCACCTGTGAAATTCTTCTAGAAGGCTAGAAATGTTCAAGACAATAGATGGTAGCTGTAGTGTTTGAGCTGGTAAAAGTTAATTTGAGCAAGTGTAAGCCAGGAGGCTTCCAGATTTTTCATGTGCATAGATAAATGGTTTGCATCCTGCGCGCTACAgtttacagatgttttcataGTCTTGGTTACATTTCTGTTGTAGGGCTCCTCGAATCTAACGTTCATTATGTAGTGATAGATTAGTAGCAATTGGAGAATGCCCAATAGGCATTTCTGTAACAATAATAAAGGAAACCCACAGCAGGTGGCAGTTTGAGGCGGGAGACACGTTTTTGGCACCATCTGAATAGTACTGCTGATTCTTCATCCTGATATGCAAATAAACAATGCAGCTAAGGTGGGGGGGTACAggtctttgtgtgtgtgttttgttgttgttctttttcttgctttgttttttgtttttggtttgtttgcatggttggttgtttttgttccttttaggAAATCTAGTTACCAAGACAATTTGGAACTGATAATGAAAGGCAAATGTGGCTGTTGCTTAAAGGCCATTCAGTTGGGCTTCTTGGACAGAgaggtgttttttgtgttgtgttgtggtttttttctttttccttgcatcatagataaagagaaaaagtaaaatactctATTAAGCATTCTATGTTACTGATAGCCTGATTTGATAAATAGATTGTTTTTAAGCATCTTGGCTGTAAAAAGCCACTATTACATTAATTGTACTGTTGCTTATGTTGAAATAATTCCTTTCTATTCAGCAAATGTTACTTGGAAAGTTGAAAAGAATGGTTTGAAAAATCTACCGAAAAGTACTTTTGCAGGAGACAAGCATTGTTTCCTACCTCATTCTTTCTGCTGATCTCACTAAAACCAAAATACCTTGCGTAAATATAACTGCAGCCCAGATGTAAGAAAATTTAAGTGTTATACATTCTTTAAAGTACTCAAACTACActtagcacaaaaaaaaaaagcctcaatgGATAGAAACAACTATATTTACACGTAGTCCTTCAAGTTGTAACCTGCATTGTTCTCCTGCTGTGTGGAtgggaaatgctgctgctttggaggGTAAATCCAtgctccttgctgctttttgaaACAGGAGGTACAGAAGATCACACCTGCGATAAGCAGAAACCCTGCTGAAATGAATCCTATATAAACCGCTCCTCCCGGTTCGTGTTTACTGCTTTCTGGAACGGTCTGGTccagaaaatttgaaatgatttcTCTCGTGTACCACGATGTCGGTACTAATCCAAAGATTCCCGCAAGAACGAAGCAGACTCCTCCAGCAAAGCAAGTGTGACTTTTGCTGTCAgtgtcccctcccagtttt
It encodes the following:
- the CLDN20 gene encoding claudin-20, whose protein sequence is MASAGLQFFAFMLALFGAFGAIAATLLPNWKVNADVGSNIITAITQMQGLWMDCTWYSTGMFSCTLKYSILSLPVYIQAARTTMVLSCILSAFGICITTVGMKCTKLGGDTDSKSHTCFAGGVCFVLAGIFGLVPTSWYTREIISNFLDQTVPESSKHEPGGAVYIGFISAGFLLIAGVIFCTSCFKKQQGAWIYPPKQQHFPSTQQENNAGYNLKDYV